One window of the Leptospiraceae bacterium genome contains the following:
- a CDS encoding DUF4212 domain-containing protein: MAVSKETIDQYWKENVVQMWIVMIIWFLVSYGAAFFAPSLNKITFLGFPLGYYMGAQGAITTFVILNWYYATKMSKIEEKYGLSEEG; encoded by the coding sequence ATGGCAGTAAGTAAGGAAACAATTGATCAATATTGGAAAGAAAATGTGGTCCAGATGTGGATAGTGATGATCATCTGGTTTTTGGTTTCTTATGGCGCAGCGTTTTTTGCACCATCTTTGAATAAAATAACGTTTTTGGGCTTTCCATTGGGATATTATATGGGAGCTCAAGGTGCAATCACGACTTTTGTGATCTTAAATTGGTATTACGCAACTAAAATGAGTAAGATTGAAGAAAAGTATGGATTAAGTGAGGAGGGCTAA
- a CDS encoding metal-sensitive transcriptional regulator, protein MSTIREKRQKKLVNQEEIKEKEKEIEDFEQDSDQMNLIKRMNRIIGQVQGVKKMIENERACVDILSQITAIKSALDGVAMAVLEKEAEQCFQNVVEKNPQSKEQALKDFISLIRKYGK, encoded by the coding sequence ATGAGTACAATTAGAGAAAAAAGACAAAAAAAGTTAGTCAACCAAGAAGAGATAAAAGAAAAAGAAAAAGAGATAGAAGATTTTGAACAAGACAGTGATCAAATGAATCTGATCAAAAGAATGAACCGAATTATAGGTCAAGTTCAAGGAGTAAAAAAAATGATCGAAAATGAAAGAGCTTGTGTGGATATTTTAAGCCAAATCACTGCCATCAAATCAGCTCTCGATGGAGTTGCTATGGCAGTTTTAGAAAAAGAAGCAGAACAGTGTTTTCAGAATGTAGTTGAAAAAAATCCCCAAAGCAAAGAGCAAGCCTTGAAGGATTTCATTAGCCTAATACGAAAATACGGGAAATAA
- a CDS encoding VC_2705 family sodium/solute symporter, whose amino-acid sequence MTVKDPFYEKLKKVYGIFTLGFLGFIIVLGIAEYFGLKKEYIGYTYLFGTILLYAVIGVISRTKKVTEYYVAGRRVPGIFNGMATASDWMSAASFIGMAGTVYAMGYDGLAFIMGWTGGYVLLAVMIAPYLRKFGAYTIPDFLDSRYGGKIPRLIGIISALIVSFTYLVAQVTGVGIITSRFLGFPFEIGVFLGLVGILVCSFLGGMRAVTWTQVAQYIILIIAYLIPAIFMSYKQTGIPIPQLTYGQALQNIEQARAKYREDETEKQVREILKQRAADLEAKIKALPTSWEEGKKELEAKLAAATDEQEKAKIQEQLNKYPKSPEEAKTKWEEAMKDARARSAPPKSYVSPPAKTVDYANFIILTFVLMVGTAGLPHILMRFYTTPTVREARSSAGWALFFIFLLYFTAPAYAAFYGSELVLSIVGQAVNALPGWVQSWGKVGLITIADVNGDGIVQFAEIRVHPDAIVLATPEIAGLPYVIAGLVAAGGLAAALSTADGLLITMSNAIAHDLYYKIINPNVSPDTRVKIGKSLLLVIAVIGAYVASFRLAIIVELVAWAFSLAASTFFPQVLLGVWDRRNNKQGAIAGMIVGLLVCGFYLIGSRFYGLDWFGIRTINSGIFGMIANFVVSIVVSRLTPPPPQEIQDFIYHIRHPKGEIAYKDVEN is encoded by the coding sequence ATGACAGTAAAAGATCCATTTTATGAAAAACTGAAAAAAGTTTATGGAATATTTACGTTAGGCTTTCTAGGATTCATTATAGTCCTAGGAATAGCCGAATATTTTGGGTTAAAGAAAGAGTATATTGGTTACACTTACTTGTTCGGAACAATTTTGTTGTATGCCGTGATTGGAGTCATCTCTCGAACTAAAAAAGTAACTGAGTATTATGTAGCAGGACGAAGGGTTCCCGGAATTTTCAATGGAATGGCTACTGCGTCTGACTGGATGTCCGCTGCTTCTTTTATTGGGATGGCAGGGACTGTTTATGCTATGGGATATGATGGTTTAGCCTTCATCATGGGTTGGACTGGTGGGTATGTTCTATTAGCTGTAATGATAGCACCATATTTGAGAAAATTCGGTGCTTATACCATTCCAGATTTCTTGGATAGCCGATATGGGGGAAAAATTCCAAGACTCATAGGTATCATTTCCGCATTGATTGTATCTTTTACTTATTTAGTAGCACAAGTAACTGGAGTAGGAATCATTACATCTCGTTTCTTGGGATTCCCATTTGAGATTGGAGTATTTTTAGGTTTAGTAGGAATTTTAGTATGTTCTTTCTTGGGTGGAATGAGGGCTGTAACATGGACCCAAGTTGCCCAATATATCATTTTGATCATCGCTTATTTGATACCTGCGATCTTCATGTCCTATAAACAAACAGGCATACCTATACCACAATTAACATATGGTCAAGCTCTACAAAATATTGAACAAGCTCGTGCAAAATACCGTGAAGATGAAACTGAAAAACAGGTTCGAGAAATCCTCAAGCAAAGAGCCGCTGACTTAGAAGCGAAAATCAAAGCATTACCAACTTCTTGGGAAGAAGGGAAAAAAGAACTCGAAGCTAAGTTGGCTGCTGCAACCGACGAACAAGAAAAAGCGAAAATCCAAGAACAATTAAATAAATACCCCAAATCACCTGAGGAAGCAAAGACCAAGTGGGAAGAAGCAATGAAAGACGCTCGTGCGAGATCTGCACCGCCCAAATCTTACGTATCTCCACCTGCAAAAACAGTGGATTATGCTAACTTTATCATATTGACATTTGTATTGATGGTAGGAACAGCAGGATTACCTCATATCTTGATGAGATTTTATACAACTCCCACAGTTAGAGAAGCAAGATCCTCAGCAGGATGGGCATTGTTCTTCATATTCTTGCTTTACTTTACAGCTCCAGCGTACGCAGCATTCTATGGAAGTGAGTTGGTTTTGAGTATCGTTGGACAAGCAGTTAATGCTTTACCTGGTTGGGTACAAAGCTGGGGTAAAGTAGGATTGATCACTATTGCAGACGTAAATGGTGATGGAATCGTTCAATTTGCCGAAATACGAGTGCACCCTGACGCTATTGTATTAGCTACACCAGAGATTGCCGGTTTGCCTTATGTAATCGCAGGTTTAGTAGCAGCTGGTGGATTGGCAGCAGCGTTATCAACAGCTGATGGATTGTTGATCACAATGTCTAATGCGATAGCACATGACCTATACTACAAAATTATCAATCCAAATGTTTCTCCAGATACAAGGGTAAAAATCGGAAAATCCTTGCTATTAGTGATAGCTGTTATTGGTGCTTATGTGGCAAGCTTCCGATTAGCAATTATCGTTGAGTTGGTTGCATGGGCATTCTCCTTGGCAGCTTCAACGTTCTTCCCACAAGTTCTACTGGGTGTCTGGGATAGAAGAAATAACAAACAAGGTGCTATTGCCGGTATGATCGTTGGATTGTTAGTTTGTGGTTTCTACTTGATAGGAAGTAGGTTCTACGGATTAGATTGGTTTGGTATAAGAACCATTAACTCTGGTATTTTTGGAATGATTGCTAACTTTGTGGTTTCCATTGTAGTATCTCGTTTAACACCACCACCACCACAAGAAATCCAAGATTTCATCTATCATATCCGACATCCAAAAGGTGAAATTGCTTACAAAGACGTTGAAAATTAA
- the prfA gene encoding peptide chain release factor 1 yields MDWKPLKDHLQKELDRFHELEYLLSQPEVLNDGEKFKELSKEHRRLSSYKDTIQNFLQKLKAYEEAKQILEDENSDKELKELAKMELEEIENYLNEHHLEIESLLLEPDPNEGKNIIMEIRAGTGGEEAALFAADLFRMYSKFCDKQGWKMEILSTSETGLGGYKEIVFSVQGDKAYELLHQEAGAHRVQRIPITEANGRIHTSAVTVAVIPEVEETEFEIDEKELRIDVFRASGAGGQHVNKTESAVRITHIPTGIVVSCQDERSQHKNKAKAMKILRARLKQLHDEQQHKEIADLKKSQVKTGDRSERIRTYNFPQGRVTDHRINFTMYNLEEFMNGEMLELLKELVKHEKLQKLEELRKNQTIQAKT; encoded by the coding sequence ATGGACTGGAAACCTCTAAAAGACCATCTTCAAAAAGAGTTAGATCGATTTCATGAATTAGAGTATTTGCTTTCTCAGCCTGAAGTTTTGAATGATGGAGAAAAATTCAAAGAGCTATCTAAAGAACATCGAAGGCTATCATCCTATAAAGATACTATCCAGAATTTCCTTCAAAAGCTCAAGGCTTACGAAGAAGCAAAGCAAATCTTAGAAGACGAAAATTCAGACAAAGAATTAAAAGAATTAGCAAAAATGGAATTGGAGGAAATCGAAAACTACTTAAATGAACATCACTTGGAGATAGAGTCTTTGCTTTTAGAGCCTGATCCCAATGAAGGGAAAAACATTATTATGGAAATACGAGCAGGAACGGGAGGAGAAGAAGCAGCCCTATTTGCCGCTGATTTGTTTCGAATGTATAGCAAGTTTTGTGACAAGCAGGGTTGGAAAATGGAGATCCTTTCTACCTCAGAAACAGGGTTAGGTGGTTATAAAGAAATCGTCTTTAGTGTGCAAGGCGATAAGGCTTATGAACTTTTGCATCAAGAAGCGGGAGCACATCGGGTACAGAGGATTCCCATCACAGAAGCCAATGGTAGAATCCACACCAGTGCTGTGACAGTTGCCGTCATTCCCGAAGTAGAAGAAACTGAATTCGAAATCGATGAAAAAGAACTTCGTATTGATGTGTTTCGTGCGAGTGGGGCTGGCGGACAACATGTCAACAAAACTGAATCTGCTGTGAGGATAACTCACATCCCAACGGGGATTGTCGTGAGTTGTCAAGATGAACGTTCGCAGCATAAGAACAAAGCAAAAGCCATGAAAATCTTAAGAGCTCGTCTCAAACAACTCCATGATGAACAACAACACAAAGAGATTGCAGATCTCAAGAAAAGCCAAGTCAAAACAGGAGACCGCTCCGAACGAATACGCACCTACAATTTCCCTCAAGGAAGAGTTACTGACCATCGTATCAACTTCACCATGTATAATTTAGAAGAATTCATGAATGGCGAAATGCTCGAATTACTAAAAGAACTCGTAAAGCATGAAAAATTACAAAAATTAGAAGAACTCCGAAAAAACCAAACCATCCAAGCAAAGACTTAG
- a CDS encoding YggT family protein has protein sequence MEYIKLLLNYTLSFYMWLVVARAIISLFTENPQNVLLKMFFTVTEPVYKLFQFLPCCRTFVIIITILMLRLIVILFL, from the coding sequence ATGGAATATATAAAACTATTACTTAATTACACCCTATCTTTTTATATGTGGCTCGTGGTAGCACGAGCCATTATTTCTTTATTTACTGAAAATCCTCAAAACGTGCTACTCAAAATGTTTTTTACAGTAACAGAACCTGTTTATAAACTATTTCAATTCTTACCATGCTGTAGAACATTCGTTATCATCATCACAATTTTGATGTTAAGGCTAATTGTTATACTTTTTTTATAA
- a CDS encoding methyl-accepting chemotaxis protein has translation MFSAYTTGEVYAKDFVFFWDIAILLLAAVIGYFLNNFFQNLTSQNKKNEELIEILKQDYNKSLLEYKNLSSASEQNMLYYQNVSKDISKNTDDIYKNITEIKDRLLDQSKNIQNLNQTIKELSTSINNTTYEISKIVEFSEKSTIAAEKGKEEIKKTANYLRNLSEIVTKTLDATNRLVQSIQKINKILRTIEEIADKTNLLSLNAAIEAARSGEAGKGFAVVADEVSKLADKTRSAVKEISNMIYELHELSDETLKIISSGGKLANEGIFISINSEKQINFIIEQIRLVNEKIQGISAITEEQAQNIETFAVNLNYISNYIQGNEQNVEDILKTLKYLRQDAKGLKKTASEFELTDETKHEIEKIGEIVKEFAQACAKVLEDGVNKKLISLEDLFDRTYIPIPNTNPQKFHTKFDAFTDKYIQPVQEEFLQRHPAFVFAILNDDHGYVPTHNLKYSKPLTGNYEIDLVNNRTKRIFDDTTGLKAVTNKSNQYLLQSYRRDTGEIMHDISYPVYVFGKHWGAVRIGFKIDLLRK, from the coding sequence GTGTTTAGTGCGTATACAACTGGAGAAGTTTATGCTAAGGATTTTGTCTTTTTTTGGGACATTGCAATATTACTCTTAGCAGCTGTGATAGGATACTTTTTGAATAACTTTTTTCAAAACTTAACATCGCAAAATAAAAAAAATGAAGAACTAATCGAAATCTTAAAGCAGGATTACAACAAATCACTTTTAGAATATAAAAATCTGAGTTCTGCTTCCGAACAGAATATGTTATACTATCAAAACGTCTCGAAGGATATTTCAAAAAATACGGATGACATATATAAAAATATCACTGAAATAAAAGACCGTTTGTTAGATCAATCGAAGAACATACAAAATCTAAATCAAACTATCAAAGAATTATCAACTAGTATTAACAATACAACATATGAGATCTCAAAGATAGTTGAGTTCTCTGAAAAGTCAACAATAGCAGCTGAGAAAGGAAAAGAAGAAATAAAAAAGACAGCAAATTATTTAAGGAACTTATCCGAAATTGTCACGAAGACTTTAGATGCGACAAACCGATTAGTTCAGTCCATTCAGAAAATAAATAAAATATTACGAACCATAGAGGAAATTGCAGACAAAACAAACTTATTATCATTGAATGCAGCAATCGAAGCGGCACGTTCAGGGGAAGCAGGGAAGGGTTTTGCTGTAGTTGCTGATGAAGTATCAAAACTAGCGGATAAAACACGAAGTGCAGTAAAAGAGATAAGTAATATGATCTATGAATTACATGAATTAAGTGATGAAACACTTAAGATAATATCAAGTGGTGGAAAGTTAGCAAACGAAGGAATCTTTATATCCATTAATTCTGAAAAACAAATAAACTTTATCATTGAACAAATACGTTTGGTAAATGAAAAAATACAAGGTATATCTGCAATTACAGAAGAACAAGCACAAAATATAGAAACTTTTGCAGTAAATCTAAACTATATTAGTAACTATATTCAAGGTAATGAACAGAATGTAGAAGACATCTTGAAGACTTTAAAATATCTAAGGCAAGATGCGAAAGGGTTAAAAAAGACAGCTTCTGAATTTGAATTAACAGATGAAACTAAGCATGAAATTGAAAAGATTGGAGAAATTGTCAAGGAGTTCGCACAAGCATGTGCTAAAGTATTAGAAGACGGTGTGAACAAAAAACTGATTTCTTTAGAAGACTTATTTGATCGAACTTATATTCCAATCCCTAATACGAACCCTCAGAAATTTCATACTAAATTTGATGCTTTCACAGATAAATATATTCAACCTGTGCAAGAAGAATTCTTACAGAGGCATCCTGCTTTTGTGTTTGCGATTCTCAATGATGATCATGGTTACGTTCCTACCCATAATTTAAAATACTCAAAACCATTAACAGGTAATTATGAAATTGATTTAGTTAACAATCGAACCAAAAGGATTTTTGATGACACGACGGGACTCAAAGCAGTGACGAACAAATCCAATCAATATCTTTTGCAATCCTATAGACGAGATACTGGAGAAATCATGCATGATATATCTTACCCAGTATATGTCTTTGGAAAACATTGGGGAGCTGTTCGAATAGGTTTTAAAATAGATTTGTTGAGAAAATAG
- a CDS encoding STAS domain-containing protein, with translation MINKIFSNKKNVYFVIENDLKMENVHFFYEDFIREDDFVRKSVFVDLSKTRFIDSSGVGALIQISEFLKQKSSKLLIIGINKSINTMFHLSGLNQVFTIIDKEKLKSYLSEEEISLISER, from the coding sequence ATGATCAATAAAATATTTTCGAACAAAAAGAATGTTTATTTTGTGATTGAAAATGATCTAAAAATGGAAAATGTTCATTTTTTCTATGAGGATTTCATACGAGAAGATGATTTTGTAAGAAAAAGTGTTTTTGTGGATTTGTCAAAAACAAGGTTTATTGATAGTTCTGGTGTTGGTGCTTTGATACAAATTTCTGAGTTCTTAAAGCAAAAGTCTTCAAAACTCCTGATCATAGGTATTAACAAATCCATCAATACTATGTTCCATTTATCAGGCTTAAATCAGGTTTTTACTATTATTGATAAAGAAAAATTAAAAAGTTATTTATCCGAAGAAGAAATTTCACTTATTTCTGAACGATAA
- a CDS encoding pseudouridine synthase has product MNSKAIEEWISKIEIIDHNPNFLVLYKPEGLAFYEESPAPSLLRIVRVMEQEKIIPEGERLFPVHRLDKITSGVIIFARGRKASNILGNHFRFHRIKKIYLALSYRIPKKKQGAIVGDIQKDRRSRWKLLRTRENPTYTFFKSFPFIREDAKYFRIFLVMPITGKTHQVRVVLKSLGSPIVGDPLYGKPSLARREDRTYLHSYGMKFTFEDKNYEYVIPPKSGVHFLHKEFQGFLKQIGNPFELPWKYKIPPLKTDL; this is encoded by the coding sequence ATGAATTCCAAAGCCATAGAAGAATGGATTTCCAAGATCGAAATTATCGATCACAATCCTAATTTTTTGGTTCTATACAAGCCAGAAGGTTTAGCTTTTTATGAAGAAAGCCCAGCTCCTAGCCTTCTTCGTATTGTTCGAGTCATGGAACAAGAAAAAATAATACCAGAAGGAGAACGTCTTTTCCCGGTCCATCGATTGGATAAAATTACGTCAGGAGTGATCATTTTCGCAAGAGGGAGGAAAGCCTCGAACATTCTAGGAAATCATTTTCGCTTTCACCGAATCAAAAAAATTTATCTGGCATTGTCTTATCGAATTCCCAAAAAAAAACAAGGCGCGATTGTAGGGGATATCCAAAAAGATCGACGTAGTCGATGGAAACTTCTTCGCACAAGGGAAAATCCAACTTATACTTTTTTTAAATCGTTTCCCTTTATTCGAGAAGATGCAAAATACTTTCGCATTTTTCTTGTAATGCCAATCACAGGAAAAACCCATCAGGTTCGTGTTGTGCTGAAGAGTTTGGGTTCTCCTATCGTGGGAGATCCTCTATATGGGAAACCCAGTTTAGCTCGACGGGAAGATCGAACCTATTTACACTCATATGGTATGAAGTTCACTTTCGAAGATAAAAACTACGAATACGTGATCCCCCCAAAAAGTGGTGTGCATTTCCTTCATAAAGAATTTCAGGGATTTTTAAAGCAAATCGGAAATCCCTTTGAACTACCTTGGAAATACAAAATCCCACCCCTAAAAACTGATTTGTGA
- a CDS encoding 6-phosphofructokinase — MNIKNFGIITSGGDAGGLNAVIKGAALTALKYGIKTFIIPNGYAGLYNLDKFNELVELTPERLELVDITLAGSEAGNSRVQIKKIKDDQKYEKIKENLRRFNIDALLIAGGDDTGSVVADLADKGIPCVHIPKTMDLDLMTYSVGGDSTIHRIAEFARDLRTTGRTHNRIIVIEVFGRYAGHTAFRGGIAGGADAILIPEIPVDFDYLYEFVKKRFIERIEKSDVKAGTVIIVVAEGLKDASGKELVDESAPPDSFGHKKLMGAGKYVVKQIEDRIKKDPEIKEFMIRTGQYVEGVYDIPEVREIRPSHLVRCGFTTPIDANFGLEVGASAVHLALNGIFGVTVAGYLNGKIQYMDIKESIKQRLVDEESVLIYEQMGFNFGRKPKEKIEFTFEKISGKPIRPY, encoded by the coding sequence ATGAATATTAAAAACTTTGGTATCATTACATCTGGTGGTGATGCAGGTGGTTTAAATGCTGTCATCAAAGGTGCAGCTCTGACCGCGTTGAAGTACGGTATCAAAACTTTTATCATCCCTAATGGATATGCGGGTTTGTATAATTTGGATAAATTCAATGAATTAGTAGAACTCACACCCGAACGATTGGAATTAGTGGATATAACTCTTGCGGGAAGTGAAGCTGGGAACTCTCGAGTCCAGATCAAAAAAATCAAAGATGATCAAAAATACGAAAAAATCAAAGAAAACTTAAGGCGTTTTAATATCGATGCATTGCTAATCGCAGGTGGAGATGACACAGGTAGTGTCGTTGCAGACTTGGCGGATAAAGGGATTCCCTGTGTTCATATTCCCAAAACCATGGATCTTGATTTGATGACTTATAGTGTGGGAGGTGATAGCACCATCCATCGTATTGCTGAGTTTGCACGGGATTTGAGAACTACGGGAAGAACTCATAACCGTATCATTGTGATTGAGGTTTTTGGACGCTATGCAGGTCATACAGCATTTCGTGGGGGAATTGCTGGTGGAGCCGATGCAATCTTAATCCCAGAAATTCCTGTTGATTTTGACTATTTGTATGAATTCGTAAAAAAACGATTCATTGAACGAATTGAAAAAAGTGATGTAAAGGCAGGAACAGTGATTATTGTAGTTGCTGAAGGGCTCAAGGATGCTTCTGGGAAAGAGCTTGTGGATGAAAGTGCACCACCCGATTCTTTTGGACATAAAAAGCTCATGGGAGCTGGAAAATACGTAGTGAAGCAGATCGAAGACCGTATCAAAAAGGATCCCGAAATCAAAGAGTTTATGATTCGAACAGGTCAGTATGTAGAAGGAGTTTACGACATTCCAGAAGTTCGAGAAATCCGACCAAGCCATTTGGTCCGCTGTGGTTTTACGACTCCAATTGATGCAAATTTTGGACTCGAGGTTGGAGCTTCTGCTGTTCATCTCGCTTTAAATGGAATCTTCGGCGTGACTGTTGCTGGTTATTTGAATGGCAAGATTCAATACATGGATATCAAAGAATCCATCAAACAAAGACTTGTAGACGAAGAATCAGTGTTGATTTACGAGCAAATGGGATTTAACTTTGGACGAAAACCAAAAGAAAAAATCGAATTTACTTTCGAAAAAATTTCAGGTAAACCCATCCGCCCCTATTAG
- the guaB gene encoding IMP dehydrogenase, with protein MIITKIHEREYETKWEEEIHDGFSAEEIFSNFEGITYKDLIILPGYIDFSPNEVSLETQLTRNIKIQRPLISSPMDTVTEDKMAIALALLGGIGIIHYNNTPEEQAELVQKVKRFKNGFITDPIVLSPEHTIADVYAIKQKYGFSGIPITEDGTRNGKLIGIVTNRDIDLEKDTSIKLKEVMTTDLIVAKEGLSLAEANEILKRSKKGKLPIVNENGQLVALICRSDIKKHREFPFASKDANKRLMVGAAISTRPESKERLRLLVEAGVDVVVIDSAQGNSVYQVEMIKYIKKRYPDLDVIAGNVVTQEQSYNLIQAGADALRVGMGPGSICITQDTMAVGRAQATAVYKTAKFARKYGIPVIADGGITNIGDIAIALAIGASTTMMGSLFAGTHEAPGEYFYENGVKVKKYRGMASFEAMKAGGAKRYFSDDQEIKVAQGVSGTVVDKGSMFEFVPYLVQGLKLSFQDMGVRSIPELHEKMYAGKIRFERRTLSAQVQGSVHGLFSYQYPVFGTSESKK; from the coding sequence ATGATAATAACGAAAATCCATGAAAGAGAGTATGAAACGAAATGGGAAGAAGAAATCCATGATGGTTTTTCTGCGGAAGAAATTTTTAGTAATTTTGAAGGTATCACCTATAAAGATTTGATCATTTTGCCCGGTTATATTGATTTTAGTCCCAATGAAGTCAGTTTAGAAACTCAGTTGACAAGAAACATTAAAATCCAAAGACCTCTGATTTCATCACCTATGGATACAGTGACAGAAGACAAGATGGCTATTGCCTTAGCCCTTTTAGGTGGTATCGGAATCATCCATTACAATAATACTCCTGAAGAACAAGCGGAATTGGTGCAAAAAGTCAAGCGTTTCAAAAATGGATTTATTACAGATCCGATTGTGCTTTCGCCGGAGCATACCATCGCAGATGTTTACGCCATTAAGCAAAAATACGGATTTTCAGGGATTCCCATCACTGAAGATGGAACCAGAAATGGGAAGCTCATAGGGATTGTAACAAATCGGGATATTGATTTGGAAAAAGATACCTCCATCAAGCTCAAAGAAGTCATGACCACTGATCTCATTGTTGCAAAAGAAGGCTTGTCTTTAGCAGAGGCAAACGAAATCCTCAAACGCTCCAAAAAAGGAAAGCTTCCGATTGTTAACGAAAATGGTCAGTTAGTAGCTTTAATTTGTCGAAGTGATATTAAAAAACATCGAGAGTTCCCCTTTGCCTCAAAAGATGCAAACAAACGTTTGATGGTAGGAGCGGCTATTTCCACAAGACCCGAGTCTAAGGAGCGGTTGCGACTTCTTGTGGAAGCAGGTGTGGACGTTGTTGTGATTGATTCTGCTCAAGGAAATTCTGTGTATCAAGTAGAGATGATCAAATATATCAAGAAAAGATATCCTGATTTAGATGTGATTGCAGGGAATGTGGTAACTCAAGAACAAAGTTATAATTTAATCCAAGCAGGTGCTGATGCTTTACGAGTGGGAATGGGACCAGGTTCTATTTGTATAACTCAAGATACTATGGCTGTGGGGAGAGCTCAAGCAACAGCTGTTTACAAAACCGCTAAGTTTGCTCGTAAATATGGAATCCCCGTGATTGCTGATGGAGGAATTACGAACATAGGAGATATAGCGATTGCTTTGGCAATCGGAGCTTCTACAACAATGATGGGTTCATTATTTGCAGGAACTCACGAAGCACCAGGGGAGTATTTCTACGAAAATGGAGTAAAGGTAAAAAAATATCGAGGCATGGCTTCTTTTGAGGCAATGAAGGCGGGTGGTGCAAAACGCTATTTTTCGGATGATCAAGAAATCAAAGTCGCACAAGGGGTCTCTGGAACTGTAGTAGATAAAGGTTCTATGTTTGAGTTTGTTCCTTATTTAGTGCAGGGGCTCAAATTGAGTTTTCAAGACATGGGAGTGCGATCCATCCCTGAACTTCATGAAAAAATGTATGCAGGAAAAATCCGATTTGAACGACGAACTCTCAGTGCTCAAGTTCAAGGAAGCGTTCACGGCTTATTTAGTTATCAATATCCCGTTTTTGGAACTTCAGAAAGTAAAAAATGA
- a CDS encoding iron-sulfur cluster assembly scaffold protein produces MMNFEKFKKINDERPNYGEIENASVVSFYRNQGCGDGYRIFLKIADVDGKKIIEDAKYTTTGCSFSIAALSMGLEVIKGKTIEQAEQITQSDIETLFEFPERRKNYPQSAVEAIKKAIRDYRNGNTKYVITKSEVLRKLKEQGHLRGEDLSQVVLEKENLANVDFSYAKLQNTILQFANLENANFEGANLRGAYLNGANLKNANFRNADLRFTKLVGANLEGAVFDGAIYDIGTRVDPKQIWIFQVMRKKGPEIYKED; encoded by the coding sequence ATGATGAATTTTGAAAAATTCAAAAAAATCAATGATGAACGCCCCAACTATGGGGAGATAGAAAATGCTTCTGTGGTTTCTTTTTATCGAAATCAAGGATGTGGCGATGGATATCGCATTTTTCTAAAAATTGCTGATGTAGATGGTAAAAAGATTATTGAGGATGCCAAATATACAACTACGGGTTGTTCTTTCAGTATAGCTGCGCTTTCTATGGGTTTAGAAGTGATAAAAGGCAAAACGATTGAACAAGCAGAACAAATTACACAAAGTGATATCGAAACTCTTTTTGAATTTCCTGAAAGAAGAAAAAATTATCCTCAATCCGCTGTAGAAGCCATCAAAAAAGCCATACGTGACTATCGCAATGGCAATACGAAATACGTAATTACCAAATCCGAAGTTTTACGAAAGTTAAAAGAGCAAGGACATCTACGAGGTGAGGATTTATCTCAAGTAGTTTTAGAAAAAGAAAACTTAGCTAATGTTGATTTTTCTTATGCTAAATTACAAAATACTATTTTGCAATTTGCAAATTTGGAAAATGCAAATTTTGAAGGTGCAAACCTTCGTGGTGCCTATTTAAACGGGGCAAATTTAAAGAATGCAAACTTTCGGAATGCGGATCTTCGATTTACGAAGCTTGTTGGAGCCAACTTGGAAGGAGCTGTTTTTGATGGTGCTATCTATGATATTGGAACTCGAGTTGATCCCAAACAAATTTGGATTTTTCAGGTAATGAGAAAAAAAGGTCCTGAAATTTACAAAGAAGACTAA